TGGTCCAGCACGACGAGCCCAAACATCGCTGCGTACTCGAGTGCGCGGCGCATGATCTCGTTGTTCTGGATGCAGTGGCCGCCGTCGGTCACGGCAACAACCCCGGCCTCCTTGAGGGAGCCGGTGGGGGCGAGCTTCTTACCCTCGCGCCCGGCTGTCAGGCAGCCGGTGGGGAATACGTTGACGACGGCATCGCGCTCAATGCGCTCGTTGATAAACTGGATGGTCCCGGCGTTGTCGGCAGGGGGCTTGGTGTTGGGCATGCAGACGATGCTGGTGTAGCCCCCGGCGGCAGCGGCGCGGGTGCCCGAGGCAATCGTCTCCTTGTGGCTGTCGCCGGGCTCGCGCAGGTGCACGTGCAGGTCCACAAAACCGGGGCTCACGATCATGCCTTTGGCGTCGAATACGGTGGCATTCTTGCGCTCGTCATCCGTTAGGGAGGCGGCGATTTTACCGTCGCGCACATAGAGATCGCCGGTTTCGTCGCGGTTGTTGGCGGGGTCGATGATGCGCCCGCCGCTGATGCAAAGGATTTCGCTCATTGGGCCGTGGAAAGAGACTGGGTGGAGGCGCACAGGTAGAGGGCGGCCATGCGGACGGCGATGCCGTTGGTGACCTGGTCGAGGATGACGGAGCGGCTGGAGTCGGCCAGATCAGAGTCCAGCTCGACGCCGCGGTTGATCGGTCCGGGGTGCATGATGATGGCCTCGGGCTTCAGCCAGGCGGCGCGGCGCTTGTTCAGGCCAAACATGCTCGTGTACTCGCCGAGGGAGGGGAAATGGGTGGAGGTCTGGCGCTCGTGCTGAATGCGCAGCAGCATGACGGCGTCCGCCCCGTCCAGGGCTTTTTTAAGGTCATGGCAGACGGTGACGCCCATTTCCTCAAACCCGTGGGGCACGAGGGTGGAGGGGCCGGCCAGGGTGACATGTGCGCCGAGCTTTTGCAGGCACCAGATGTTGGAGCGAGCCACACGGCTGAAGAGGATGTCCCCGAGGATGGTGATGCGCTTCCCGGTCAGGTCGGGGCCGATCTTTTCCCGCAGGGTGTAGGCATCGAGCAGGGCCTGGGTTGGGTGCTCATGGGCACCGTCACCGGCGTTGACGACGGGGATGTCGATAATCTCGCTCAGGTACTTGGCCGATCCGGCGGCCGAGTGCCGCATGATGATCATGTCCGCGCTCAGGGCCTGAATGTTTCGGGCCGTGTCGCGCAGGGTCTCCCCCTTGACGAGGCTGCTGGCATCCCCGGTGACGGTGATGACATCCGCGGACAGGCGGGTGGCGGCGATTTCAAAGGCCAGCCGCGTGCGCGTGCTGGGCTCCATGAACAGGTTAACGACGGTTACCCCCCTGAGGGAAGGTAGCTTTTTGACTGAACGGCCAAGGGTCGATTTGAAGTTCTCGGCAGTGGCAAAAAGAATGTCGAGCTCTTCGCGGGAAAGATCCTCGATCGCGATCAGGTCTTTACGGGTCCAGGCGGGCAAAGGCGTCATGCTTGCAGAATTTCCACAGTGTCAAGCGACGGGTTTTCGGTGTCCAGTTTAACTTTCACTTTTTGCGCAGGGTCGGTGTCCAGCGGGAGTCCGGTGAAGTCCGGCTGCACGGGCAGGCGGCGTCCGCCTCGGTCGCACAGGACGGCCAGATAGACACGGGCCGGGCGACCGAGGTCAAATACCTCATTGAGGGCGGCGCGAACGGTGCGCCCGGAGTGGATGACATCGTCGGCCAGCACGACAGTCGCCCCCTCGATGGGGAAGGGCAGGTCGGTGCGGTCCTTGACGCTTGGGATCGGGTTGCTGCGGATGTCGTCGCGGTGAAAGGTGACGTTGACGCTTCCGACAGGTACCTCGTACCCGAGCTTGGCCGAGAGCGCGGTAGAAAGCTTGTGAGCGAAGGGGATGCCGCCGTTGGCGATACCGATTAGGGCCAGATTTTTGACTGGGCCGGCAGCCTCGGCAATCTCCGCGCCCATGCGTTCGAGGGCCTCGCTGATACGTGCGGCCTCAATCGTGGTTTGGGTCTTCATGCAATCGGGAGAGATTACGCCTCTTGTCTCACGTTGCGCAATGGCATTTTAAGACCCGAGCTCATCAGTGTTGCGGAGGCAGAACCGGCGGCTGGGGAGGCGTGTTGGGGCCGCTGTAGGCCTGACCGTGGGCGCTGCTTCTGAACTGGCGGCGGGTGTGGGCGATGTGCAGCGCCCGATCAAAGAAGGCCGTCCGGACGGCTCCGACAAAGGAGTCCCCCTCGAAGACCGGGTAGAGGCGGTCGGCCTGGGACTTGAACAGCGGAGCGTAGAACTCCAGCGGCCAGACGGTTTGCAGGACGGGGGTGGTGCCGAGCAGCGGCTCAACTTCCTCCCAGCGGGCGGGCAGGGTGACGTCCGCGATGGTCAGCCCGGCGTAGGATTCGACCGTGCGCAGCTGGCGAAACTCCATTTCCCCGCCGATGATAATGAACGCGAAAAGCGCCACTGTCAGCGGGCTGTGCAGGTAAAAGGCCGCCCCGGCTATGGCGAGAATCCCGAGCACCTTACCCGTGTGGACCGCGATTTTGGTCGCTGTCAGGTAGTCGTAGCGCATGGCCAGCAGCGCTCGCAGCACGCGCCCGCCGTCCATCGGAAAGATGGGCAGCAAGTTAAACAGGCCCATGATGATGTTCCAGGCTATGAGCATGGTCAGGATCTCCAGCGGATGCAGGCTGAAGGGGTTGTAGCTGAAATAGCTCGGTACGCCCAACACCGCGAACAGTGCGCCCGCGATGAGGAAGTTGACCAGCGGCCCGGCAGCCGTGATGATCAGCTCCTTGCGGGGCTCACGCGGGATGTGGCTAAACTGCGCCATGCCCCCGATGGGCAGCAGTAAAATGCGGGGGATGCGTACGCCGTAGCGCCGCGCAGCCAGGCAGTGCCCGTACTCGTGCATGAGTACGGAGGTGAAAATGAGCGCCGTAAAGATCATGCCGCCGGCGATTCCGGCCGGTCCGGCCTCCTGATAGCCCCACATGGCGACGAGCCCCAGTAGCAGCGCGAAGCTCGCATGCACCTCCACCTGGATGCCAAAGAGACGAAACAACTTGATTGACCACCTACGCATGTCCGCTAGAGCATGTATCTTTACCCCGGCCTCATCGGGCACGGGTGTAATAGTTATTATTCCATGAGCAAAAAAAGTCCAGTCGTTCTGGTTATTGATGACGATACCGAGATCCGCTACTCGCTGGAGCGCATCCTCTCGGCCCGCCAGTACCAGGTCGTTACCGCCGACAGCGGGGAAGAGGGCCTGAAGGTCGCCAAGGAGGTGAACCCGGTGGTCATCCTGCTGGATAACCGCATGGGCGGGATGAGCGGGATCGAGACCCTCCAGCACCTGCGCCACACCAGCCCGCAGGCCATGGTCATCCTGATGACCGCCTTTGGGACAGCGCAGACCGCGATCGAGGCGATGAAGTTCGGGGCCTTCGACTACATCATCAAACCCTTTGACGTGAAAAAGATCCTCGGCCTCGTCGAGAAGGCCGTTTCGGCCTACGAGGATTCGCACCAGGAAAAGGAAGGCGTAGCCCCCGTCCTGAACTCCGAGGACTACAAGGAGGGCATCGTTGGCTCCTCCGAGCCGATGCAGGAGGTGCTGAAGATCATCGGCCAGGTCGCCGCCAGTGATGCTACTGTCATGATCACTGGTGAGAGCGGGACCGGTAAGGAACTGGTCGCCCGCTGCATCTACCAGCACAGCCACCGCAACGGTAAGGCCTTTATCGCCGTCAACTGTGCGGCCATCCCCGAGAATCTGATCGAGAGCGAGCTGTTCGGGCACGAGAAGGGCTCCTTCACCGGGGCCACCGGCCAGCGCAAGGGCAAGTTCGAGCTTTGCGACGGGGGAACGATCTTTCTGGATGAAATCGGGGACATGTCGCCCCCGACACAGACCAAGATCCTCCGCGCCCTTCAGGAGGGTGAGATCCAGCGCGTCGGCGGGACCGATACGATCAAGGTCGATGTGCGCCTGATTGCCGCCACCAACAAGGATCTGGAGCACATGGTTTCCGAGAACACTTTCCGTGAAGACCTCTACTACCGGTTGAATGTCTTCCGCATCCGCCTGCCCAGCCTGCGCGAGCGGCTGGAGGACATCCCGATGCTGGTCGAGTACATGCTCCAGAAGCTGGTCAAAGACCGCAAGGCGCGCGTCAGCCGTGTTTCCACGGATGCGCTGGCCATTCTCCAGGCCCACAACTGGCCCGGTAATGTCCGCGAGCTGGAGAACGTGATGTTCCGCAGCGCGGTCATCGCACAGGGCGACACGATCCTGCGTAAGGACCTGCCGACGGAGATCGTATCCGCCGTCGGGGATAAGGTGAAGCTTGCCGCGGTGCCATCCGAGGATGCTCCCGCTGAAGAGATCGAGGTCCGTGAGCCGGATCAGCCAGAGGCAATGGGAGCGCCCGCCGCCGTGCAGGAGCCGACCACGATCATTGCCGATACGCCTCCTCCGCCCAGCCCGGACGAAGCCTTTGATCTGGCCTTTGCGACCGCGCTGGAGCGCAACGACACAAATGTGCTCGTCGAGGTCGAAAAGGAAGTCATCCGCCGCGCCCTGTCGCATACGGGTGGTAACCAGGCCAAGGCCGCCAGCATCCTCGGCATCACCCGTGCGACTCTAAAGAAGCGCATGGACCAGTACGACATCACGGTCTGAGCCAGGGAGAGCCCTGCTGACCACCCATATCTTTCATTTAACTTTTCACTTTCATTACCCATGACTATCGAACCCGAATTGCGCACCCTGATCGACGAAATCACCAAGAGAGCCGGATACCTTTGGAGGTATCTTTGACGTCGAGGGTAAGCAGCAACGCATAGGCGAGCTGGAGCAGGAGATGGGTGCGCCCAGCTTCTGGGACAGCCAGGAAGCGGCCCAGAAGGTCATCGGTGAGTCCAACCTGCTCAAGAGCGCCATCAGCGGCATCGTCGGCTACAAGGCCAAGGTCGATGACATGAAGGCTCTCGCCGAGCTGGTCGAGGAGGCCGATGACGAAGAGGGCGAGGAGTTTGTAGGCGAACTGGCTGCGAGCGTCGAAGCTCTGCGCAAGGAGCTCGACGAGATCGAGATCCAGTCCTTCCTCTCCGGCCCGATGGACCGCAACAACGCCATCCTCAGCATCCATGCCGGGGCGGGCGGGACCGAGTCCTGCGACTGGGCGGACATGCTCCTGCGCCAGTATACTCGCTGGGCCGAGCGCCGGGGCTTCACCGTCGAGGTGCTCGACATCGGTGCCGGTGAAGAAGCCG
This genomic interval from Ruficoccus sp. ZRK36 contains the following:
- a CDS encoding aspartate carbamoyltransferase catalytic subunit yields the protein MTPLPAWTRKDLIAIEDLSREELDILFATAENFKSTLGRSVKKLPSLRGVTVVNLFMEPSTRTRLAFEIAATRLSADVITVTGDASSLVKGETLRDTARNIQALSADMIIMRHSAAGSAKYLSEIIDIPVVNAGDGAHEHPTQALLDAYTLREKIGPDLTGKRITILGDILFSRVARSNIWCLQKLGAHVTLAGPSTLVPHGFEEMGVTVCHDLKKALDGADAVMLLRIQHERQTSTHFPSLGEYTSMFGLNKRRAAWLKPEAIIMHPGPINRGVELDSDLADSSRSVILDQVTNGIAVRMAALYLCASTQSLSTAQ
- the pyrR gene encoding bifunctional pyr operon transcriptional regulator/uracil phosphoribosyltransferase PyrR, whose product is MKTQTTIEAARISEALERMGAEIAEAAGPVKNLALIGIANGGIPFAHKLSTALSAKLGYEVPVGSVNVTFHRDDIRSNPIPSVKDRTDLPFPIEGATVVLADDVIHSGRTVRAALNEVFDLGRPARVYLAVLCDRGGRRLPVQPDFTGLPLDTDPAQKVKVKLDTENPSLDTVEILQA
- a CDS encoding site-2 protease family protein, which encodes MRRWSIKLFRLFGIQVEVHASFALLLGLVAMWGYQEAGPAGIAGGMIFTALIFTSVLMHEYGHCLAARRYGVRIPRILLLPIGGMAQFSHIPREPRKELIITAAGPLVNFLIAGALFAVLGVPSYFSYNPFSLHPLEILTMLIAWNIIMGLFNLLPIFPMDGGRVLRALLAMRYDYLTATKIAVHTGKVLGILAIAGAAFYLHSPLTVALFAFIIIGGEMEFRQLRTVESYAGLTIADVTLPARWEEVEPLLGTTPVLQTVWPLEFYAPLFKSQADRLYPVFEGDSFVGAVRTAFFDRALHIAHTRRQFRSSAHGQAYSGPNTPPQPPVLPPQH
- a CDS encoding sigma-54 dependent transcriptional regulator; its protein translation is MSKKSPVVLVIDDDTEIRYSLERILSARQYQVVTADSGEEGLKVAKEVNPVVILLDNRMGGMSGIETLQHLRHTSPQAMVILMTAFGTAQTAIEAMKFGAFDYIIKPFDVKKILGLVEKAVSAYEDSHQEKEGVAPVLNSEDYKEGIVGSSEPMQEVLKIIGQVAASDATVMITGESGTGKELVARCIYQHSHRNGKAFIAVNCAAIPENLIESELFGHEKGSFTGATGQRKGKFELCDGGTIFLDEIGDMSPPTQTKILRALQEGEIQRVGGTDTIKVDVRLIAATNKDLEHMVSENTFREDLYYRLNVFRIRLPSLRERLEDIPMLVEYMLQKLVKDRKARVSRVSTDALAILQAHNWPGNVRELENVMFRSAVIAQGDTILRKDLPTEIVSAVGDKVKLAAVPSEDAPAEEIEVREPDQPEAMGAPAAVQEPTTIIADTPPPPSPDEAFDLAFATALERNDTNVLVEVEKEVIRRALSHTGGNQAKAASILGITRATLKKRMDQYDITV